From the Glycine max cultivar Williams 82 chromosome 11, Glycine_max_v4.0, whole genome shotgun sequence genome, the window tatattttcaatttaaattaaagccGCCCAACGTGTTTCGgcattaaacttaaaaaaaactgCATCACTGTTCCTAGTTCCCATAATACTAATGTAATGCAATTCTATAACAAGTAGTATAGAACTGAATTGTTGTAGCTAGGTAGGACCAAACAAAACCAAAGGGATATATACTAACGTACGCCACAGGGACCGTTAGCTGTGCGGCGCCAATATTCGTTGGTGTTggtgctctctctctctctcttctgtgTCTTtcctttgatattttttaactcCTTAACTTATTATAACCCCCACAAACAAACTCAACCTTTTTTTGAACTCACTAACACAAGCACACTGATCCTAGCTTGGCCCTCTATTCTGTGTCTCTCTCGCAAAAATGGATAATGGTTGTTTCTCTTCCCCAAGACGTGATTTTCCTGCTGGTCTGagagttctagttgtggatgATGATCCAACGTGGCTCAAGATCCTTGAGAAGATGCTCAAAAAGTGCAATTATGAAGGTTGGTATGTTTTAACTCATGAGTGGCTCCTTTTTTTCCACACACTGACACTTATGTTATGTGCTGATTAAGTTTCCAATATTAGCTAGTTTGATGTACTAAAGATCTATAAAAATTTCTTGTAAACTGTTACTATGCAGTCTAAGAGATCATGCGTCTCCaagttttggttttttttttttttaagctttaGTATGTGGTAGGTTGTGGTCATATTTGTCATGGGTCAGTTTCTAAGGAATGTGCTTctttttttagggaaaacaaATCCTTCTATTAGACTGatgacatttaaaattttaaatagctAGTTAATGCTAAGTACTCACGTTTTTGCAGCATTTTTTTATagctatatttttaaaaaataattgggtTCGTTTTAGCTATTACTAGTACTTGATAAATTGATATTTCAACTTTTTAAAGGAGGACCCTTTTCATGTTTCAAGAAGCAAAAACTTGAATTGCAGAGAAGTTCAGATTGCGAAGTTATTATTAGATGGGGCAGGTTATAATCAGATTATTAGTTCCGCTTCTATCTTCTGTGCTTCCACGtctgttaataataaaaaaatctagagAGTAGCATAAAGAAGTTCCCTTGTCGAATTTGATTCTTCCTGGTCTAAATTTACTGTCTCTTGACCTTGTTTATTTATGGTATCTTAGGAACTAATATTCCATGTTGGAAATCCCACACTCATCCATTAATAACATGCACTAAACTCACTTAGATTGAGCATTTGTTCTCAGTAGATTGCAAAAAGTTGTTGTCATAAATGGAAGGTCCAGATTTTAGTgcttatatagttatatatgATTCAGATAAGAAAACATCAATAGAAGCACAATCCAAATGAGTAATATTATGATTGCAATAAGATGCTATAATATATGAAGAGACATCTCTGAGGGTTAGTCTAAATGTCATAGGTAGCAGTAAGAGCTTATGTCTCAGGTTATGTGGTCTTTACATCATGCAACAGTGATCATGAACTTAGGTAATATGAGAGATATCAGTAACTGGAGACTTTTAAAACTTTTTGTTATGTCAACATCTTTACTGATTTTCAGTCCCCTATctgtgcttttttctttttcctctatgATCTGTCTCTCTGTTCATATGAATGAGATTTCAtacaaatagaaaattttggaaAGCAAGCACACATAACTTTTTATGTATTCTCTGCTATGATGGCTGATTTCTTAATGTTATTCTGACTCTTCTCTATCATTTGCATCAGTGACTACATGTTGTTTAGCAAGGCATGCTCTAAGCTTGCTTCGTGAAAGGAAGGATGGATATGATATAGTGATCAGCGATGTAAACATGCCCGACATGGATGGTTTTAAACTTCTTGAGCATGTTGGGCTTGAGATGGATCTTCCTGTCATTAGTCAGTTctctattaataatatattcaagtttttagttatatgaTATCATTGTAATCCTTTGATCGCATTGATTGAAACTCCAAGCTCTGACAAGTCACACTTTACAATGCTGTTCAGTGATGTCTGTGGATGGGGAAACAAGCAGGGTGATGAAAGGTGTTCAACATGGAGCCTGTGATTATCTCCTTAAGCCTATAAGGATGAAAGAACTGAGAAACATATGGCAGCATGTCTTAAGAAAAAGGATACATGAGGCCAAAGAATTTGAAAGTTTTGAGAGTTTTGAGAGCATTCACTTGATGAGAAATGGATCAGAGCTATCAGATGATGGGAACCTGTTTGCggtagaagatgttacctcaacaaagaaaagaaaagatgcaGATAACAAACACGATGACAAAGAATGTTTGGATCCATCATCCACCAAGAAAGCTAGAGTAGTCTGGTCTGTGGATCTTCATCAGAAGTTTGTTAAAGCGGTGAATCAGATTGGATTTGATAGTAAGTTTCTTTTCAAAGTTCTGCATAAAGTGTTATTTGCAATCATCACTGTGACTTCTATAAAGCTTGTTGTTATGATTAACATTTCATCGATGAATTAAATTGTGACTGTCAGGCATTATCTTTTGTTGCATGCAGACATCTTATATCTTTCACGCACACAAAAAATTGTAACAAATCATATTTGTTTGGCAGAAGTGGGGCCGAAGAAAATACTAGATCTGATGAATGTCCCATGGCTGACTAGAGAGAACGTTGCTAGCCACTTGCAGGTGATGCTATAATTTCACACCTGAATGTTATCTTTCATTCAAATGAGCAtctagtttttaatattttttactgtaTGCATGATTACATCTCATTTATATCCCCGTTTGGTAGACTTAGAATCACAACAAAGCTTCACTTTAATACAATAGGGTGTAAGTGGTAACCTCCAAACCATTGGTCCTGTACAAATGTTTCTCAGAAACATTACAACTTACACGTTACTCAGCATGTCCATCTCTATCTAATGTAGGTTTTCTTACTCAAACTTGCCCTCCAAGAAGATGCAGATCCTCTCATAAattcaataaagaaaataataggataGAAAAGGGACATAACTTATATACAATTCCTCATGTGCTGTTTGTACTATTTTCTAATCAGAATTGAAGTTTCATCTTGATAATTTGCACAATCCTTTAATGCAAACCTTAATTACTCAGATTACTAAGATGAAACTGCAATtctaattagattaaaaaaccTATAGAACTGTATATAAGTTTTTtccatagaaaaaaaatgtatgtttctATAATGTTTTGTAAGTTTGAAGTTTGAAACTAAGGTTCTTAATAAGAAATATTGTGTTATGCAGAAATACAGGCTTTATTTGAGTAGGATTCAGAAAGAAAACGATCAGAGATCTTCCTCAAGTGGATTGAAGCATTCAGATTTTCCTTTAAAAGATATGAGAAGTTTTGGTTTTCAGAACTCAGTAAACAACCAGCAACAAAACGATGTTGCCATTGACAGCTACAATCATTCGGATGGATCATTACAACTTCAGAATGTGGAAACTAAAAGTCACGAAGCGGATCCCAAGGGAATTGTTTCACAGTCCACCATAGCGAAAAAAGGAAGGATTTTGACTGGTAACATTGCTGACACAAATATGAGAGAGAGTTTAAGGGTTGGCCTTAATCAAACTTTTGCCCCTCTGGAGTCAGAAGAAAACCATGCAGTATTTGATTGTTCCATGCCAACACCATACACTTGGACTGAAGTTCCACACATGCAACTCAAAGAAGAACACAAGTCAATTGTTCATTTAGAAGATAGCTTCAATCAGTTGCCATTACATGGTAAGCAGCAGCAACACATCCAAGTGGATCAATCACAATCAGTTGCTTCAATTAGTTCCGCTCCCTTGATAACGGAGGAAGAGGTTGCTGCTTGTAAAGAGCCAAAACCTTTGTTTGCAGATTACAAGAATGATTATGCCAATTCTGTGAGTTCAATAGGGAATGCAGTTGGCACCTTTCCTATTCAACCAGGAAGTCTTATTATGAATGGTCAATCTTCAGAACCCATTTCCACCACAAATTCTGGATTGAAAACACAGGGATATAATAATCTCAGTAGCATTTCTGATCTGGAAATTTACCAAAGCAACCTTCTTTTGGGAGGTGAGGTAGCTTCTGCACCATCATTGGATGAGGACTTGCATTTCTATTGGCTACAAGGTGAATGCTATAATAATATGAACTTCAGTCTGCAGAATATAGGAATGTCTGAATATTATGATCCAGGACTTATTTCAGAAGCTCCAACACACTTATATGATTCAGCTGATTACTCAGTTATAGATCAAGGTCTATTCATAGCATGATCTGCTTTGCCTTTCCTGCATCttcaacaaaaatcaaaatttactcATGAAAGGACAATTTAGTGTTTCTTGTAGCTAACTACATCTTTATTGGAGAATTTCAACCTCAAGGGTTGGGGTATTCTTTTTTCCAATCATCGAGGATTTAGATATATATTGCAGTATGTATAAAAATGGGTGCTGACAAGTATTGAGCTTACTTAATAAGCTTGTTTCCTTCTTATTTATTCTtgcttaaagtaaaaaagataaaagtgctACTAACTCGCATTATTTGGCAAACTGTTTTtcaacatattatattattgaatgAACTTCGTTTGAGTTTTTACTGAAATAAAATGGACTCAAATAATTTGGTAAGACtcgcataaaaaaaattaccaacaaTAATGTAATGAAAAGAACGTGTaaacaagattttattttttttaaaagaaatgggTGACGCAGGAATAGTCTAATTGCATATTATAGTGTAAAGTGTAAATAATAGATTGCCTCTAGCCAAACACATGTAAACGAAGTCTTGCCTCAAGGGAACTTGcgtatatttaattatgtacaTTTTTACATGATAATCATATGGTACTAGCTGAAAATTAGGAGCCGTGCGCATAGTTCACGGGAACAAACTTTGAAGTGATTGATTGGAAGAGTAGTTTTAGAAGGCAAGCAATGAGCAGAAAAAGTTAAATAGAGAAGCTTAAAGAGATTTTCTCAACAGTAATAAGGGTACTAAATGCTCTAAGTGTAAATCATTATTGTCTTAAATTTACAAGAATAAACATTGAACTCCTCTTTCCCTTTAGGTAGGAAGTACTACCTTTTGGTCTATGGgggacaaaaagaaaaaagggaacGCAGCACATCCATGAACCGCACTCTTTTATGTACGGGTAAAATTCTTAAAACACACtcacagaaaaaaaatatattcatgtcCTCAACGCTTAATATTTGAATGGTGCGTAACAAAGTGGCGAATCAAAGTTGAATGCAACTAAAGGTAATACAAGTCCTATTTACCTTTACGTATATAGCCTAAacctatttttttacaaacttagGTTTCAACATATATGCTAATGCTCCTAGGTCAAAACTTATTGAGTCCTAGATATAACTAACAAAAGACTACAAAATTATCCTTCTAAATGTGAACACATCGGGGTATTTTAGGCTGTCTAAACACTAGTGTTTTCAGTCTCTTTGACAGCTTTTTTCTTCAGATCACATGCTCAGTCAGATGCTCCTTGTTCTCATTGCTGAATATTTGGTGAAGCATTTTCTCTTgtattatttgataataaagTTACTGATTGCCGTGTTGTTCGGTTATTTTTTTCTGTAGTACGCTTGGAGGTGCTGATAGGAGGCTTCCATGAATTTCCTAAGCTTTTGTCCTGGACTGTGCTAGAACTAGAACTTGCTTTCCTCCCAAGTTTTGGTGACCGGGGCAGCGTAAGCGAGATCtggaaaagaataaataaataaaattaaaaggtcAAAACAGAAGATAATGCAAGTACAATATTATAAATCACAAGTTGAAAGCATCACCCAGAATCAAAGAAAATGCAAGTACAATATTATAAATCACAAGTTGAAAGCATCACccaaaatcaaagaaaatgcAAGTACAATATTATAAATCACAAGTTGAAAGCATCTCCAGGTAGGAATGAACCAACAGAGATTAATGGTTGACAGATTATGTGGAACTGTGATGGTCATTGGTCATAAAGCCTTTGTAAAGTGAACAGAATTGATTGACAAGCAACATCctttagaatataaaaaaaaaaaagccacaaACAAGGACTTATAGCTAATCCGGCACAGAAGCATCAAGATGATTCAACAAAAGGGCATCATTTAATCAAAGGTTCAACAAAATTTATGGTTGCTGTTGCTGTTAAATAGCATTTAGTCAATGGAGTTATTTTCAACATCAGATGTAATAAGTAAATATACCTTTCTAGTCTGATTGCTTGGAGATTGTGATTCACCAGGCTTGTCTTCATTAAGTTTGGATATAGAGCCACTGCTCTGCTGCAGCTTCTTGTGATCATGCTCTGTTTTACCCTGCATCAACATCAAATTAAAGATGTTGAATCGCCTTTTTATTAAGCAATAAAGAGCAgttgaaaatgaattatgaaGCTATGTCTTGACTCTTGACTAACTCCTTTATTCCTAAATTGTAGTGCCACAGGGCCATcagcacaaaagaaaaaagaaacatacaTTTAAGAATTACTTGCTTATATATCAGATCAAATTCCAGCtttataacatttttctatCAGTTATTGGCACCAATAGTTTTGCCTAGAGAAAAGGTAAATCATGTACCAGCAGAAccgttattataaaattattcaccTTGAGAGTCCTTTGCAACTTaactttctcttcttccttggATTTAGTTTCATCCATCCTCTGCAAGAACTGAaatacagaaaagaaaaaaaaaagggaaagccAGTAAGACCTATAGTTCTACCATAAATTGCACGGCTAATTTAAGGGGCAAGGAAAAGAACTTGCCTCTTTGCGTTTAACTGCTCTTTCCTCACTTCTGAATCTAAAAGGTGCAGATATGGTAGCTGATTGGGGGTTGCTTTTGGTGGGGCTTGAAGATTTCAGGCAGCTGTTCCCACATttatgcaacaacaacaaaaaagtatAAATGAGACCTCGCATATTTTTATGGATGTTTGAACTTTTTATTCTGAATTTCAAAAAGTGAAAGCATGCTTGTTAGCAAAAGTTTGTAGCTCTTAATGGAGCAGCAAACAGAGATTCATTAAATTTAGCAACCCACAAAAGTGTACATTAAAGATACAGACTTATTAAGTGGTCTTTCAGTCCTGGCATACACAAATTTGATTATGTCAGTGAAATTTTCTAATGATGCACACAGCTGAAGCCATAGCTCACAAGGAAGATATTTAAACAcacataactttaaaaaaagaagGCTCAGAAGGCAACATACATAACTAACAAGGAAGATATTTAAACAcacataactttaaaaaaagaagGCTCAGAAGGCAACATACATAACTAACAAGGAAGATATTTAAACACACAACTTTAAAAAAAGGAGGCTCAGAAGGCAACATACCTTCTATCCCGAGAAG encodes:
- the LOC100797421 gene encoding two-component response regulator ARR11 isoform X2, giving the protein MDNGCFSSPRRDFPAGLRVLVVDDDPTWLKILEKMLKKCNYEVTTCCLARHALSLLRERKDGYDIVISDVNMPDMDGFKLLEHVGLEMDLPVIMMSVDGETSRVMKGVQHGACDYLLKPIRMKELRNIWQHVLRKRIHEAKEFESFESFESIHLMRNGSELSDDGNLFAVEDVTSTKKRKDADNKHDDKECLDPSSTKKARVVWSVDLHQKFVKAVNQIGFDKVGPKKILDLMNVPWLTRENVASHLQKYRLYLSRIQKENDQRSSSSGLKHSDFPLKDMRSFGFQNSVNNQQQNDVAIDSYNHSDGSLQLQNVETKSHEADPKGIVSQSTIAKKGRILTGNIADTNMRESLRVGLNQTFAPLESEENHAVFDCSMPTPYTWTEVPHMQLKEEHKSIVHLEDSFNQLPLHGKQQQHIQVDQSQSVASISSAPLITEEEVAACKEPKPLFADYKNDYANSVSSIGNAVGTFPIQPGSLIMNGQSSEPISTTNSGLKTQGYNNLSSISDLEIYQSNLLLGGEVASAPSLDEDLHFYWLQGECYNNMNFSLQNIGMSEYYDPGLISEAPTHLYDSADYSVIDQGLFIA
- the LOC100797421 gene encoding two-component response regulator ARR11 isoform X1 → MDNGCFSSPRRDFPAGLRVLVVDDDPTWLKILEKMLKKCNYEVTTCCLARHALSLLRERKDGYDIVISDVNMPDMDGFKLLEHVGLEMDLPVIMMSVDGETSRVMKGVQHGACDYLLKPIRMKELRNIWQHVLRKRIHEAKEFESFESFESIHLMRNGSELSDDGNLFAVEDVTSTKKRKDADNKHDDKECLDPSSTKKARVVWSVDLHQKFVKAVNQIGFDNILYLSRTQKIVTNHICLAEVGPKKILDLMNVPWLTRENVASHLQKYRLYLSRIQKENDQRSSSSGLKHSDFPLKDMRSFGFQNSVNNQQQNDVAIDSYNHSDGSLQLQNVETKSHEADPKGIVSQSTIAKKGRILTGNIADTNMRESLRVGLNQTFAPLESEENHAVFDCSMPTPYTWTEVPHMQLKEEHKSIVHLEDSFNQLPLHGKQQQHIQVDQSQSVASISSAPLITEEEVAACKEPKPLFADYKNDYANSVSSIGNAVGTFPIQPGSLIMNGQSSEPISTTNSGLKTQGYNNLSSISDLEIYQSNLLLGGEVASAPSLDEDLHFYWLQGECYNNMNFSLQNIGMSEYYDPGLISEAPTHLYDSADYSVIDQGLFIA
- the LOC100797421 gene encoding two-component response regulator ARR11 isoform X3 translates to MSQVMWSLHHATVIMNLVTTCCLARHALSLLRERKDGYDIVISDVNMPDMDGFKLLEHVGLEMDLPVIMMSVDGETSRVMKGVQHGACDYLLKPIRMKELRNIWQHVLRKRIHEAKEFESFESFESIHLMRNGSELSDDGNLFAVEDVTSTKKRKDADNKHDDKECLDPSSTKKARVVWSVDLHQKFVKAVNQIGFDNILYLSRTQKIVTNHICLAEVGPKKILDLMNVPWLTRENVASHLQKYRLYLSRIQKENDQRSSSSGLKHSDFPLKDMRSFGFQNSVNNQQQNDVAIDSYNHSDGSLQLQNVETKSHEADPKGIVSQSTIAKKGRILTGNIADTNMRESLRVGLNQTFAPLESEENHAVFDCSMPTPYTWTEVPHMQLKEEHKSIVHLEDSFNQLPLHGKQQQHIQVDQSQSVASISSAPLITEEEVAACKEPKPLFADYKNDYANSVSSIGNAVGTFPIQPGSLIMNGQSSEPISTTNSGLKTQGYNNLSSISDLEIYQSNLLLGGEVASAPSLDEDLHFYWLQGECYNNMNFSLQNIGMSEYYDPGLISEAPTHLYDSADYSVIDQGLFIA